One Chroicocephalus ridibundus chromosome 10, bChrRid1.1, whole genome shotgun sequence DNA window includes the following coding sequences:
- the CAV3 gene encoding caveolin-3 — protein sequence MAEEQTELEERIIIKDQHTKEIDLVNRDPKHINEDVVKVDFEDVIAEPVGTYSFDGVWKTSYTTFTVSKYWCYRLLSAILGIPLAVVWGFLFALISFCHIWAVVPCIKSYLIEIQCVSRIYSLCIHTFCDPFFEALSKICSNVRVALRKET from the exons atggcagaggaACAGACGGAGCTGGAGGAGAGGATCATCATCAAGGACCAGCACACCAAGGAGATCGACCTGGTGAACAGAGACCCAAAGCATATCAACGAGGACGTTGTAAAG gTGGATTTTGAGGATGTGATAGCTGAGCCTGTGGGAACATACAGCTTTGACGGCGTCTGGAAAACCAGCTACACCACCTTCACCGTCAGCAAGTACTGGTGCTACCGGCTGCTCTCTGCCATCCTGGGCATCCCCCTGGCAGTCGTCTGGGGCTTCCTCTTTGCCCTCATCTCCTTCTGCCACATCTGGGCAGTGGTGCCCTGCATCAAGAGCTACCTGATAGAGATCCAGTGCGTCAGCCGAATCTACTCCCTCTGCATCCACACCTTCTGCGACCCGTTCTTTGAGGCTCTCTCCAAGATCTGCAGCAACGTCCGAGTTGCTCTCCGGAAGGAGACCTAG